A single window of Salvia splendens isolate huo1 chromosome 8, SspV2, whole genome shotgun sequence DNA harbors:
- the LOC121745260 gene encoding uncharacterized protein LOC121745260 has protein sequence MTFYTSIMAVCGRLGGRLAAGVGGRFAAGTILNMVIERGKTESPMVKFRKDDRSRRIWTLREEEIFATTLVELVARGWKSDNGFHAGYLQKIEDNIRKEFPNSDIKGTLHVTSKISAWKKSYNSMRGILSRTGVGFNPHGDFKIDCDDEPLTSMPSSCR, from the exons ATGACTTTCTACACTTCGATTATGGCTGTGTGCGGCAGACTCGGTGGCAGATTAGCTGCTGGAGTCGGTGGCAGATTCGCCGCTGGTACCATCTTAAatatggtaatcgagagag GGAAAACTGAGTCGCCGATGGTGAAGTTCAGGAAAGACGATCGTTCACGGAGGATATGGACTTTACGCGAGGAAGAGATATTCGCAACAACCTTAGTTGAACTCGTTGCCCGGGGTTGGAAATCAGACAATGGGTTTCACGCTGGTTATCTCCAGAAAATCGAAGACAATATTCGCAAGGAATTCCCCAACTCGGACATCAAGGGTACCCTACATGTTACTTCCAAAATTTCTGCTTGGAAAAAGAGCTACAACAGTATGCGAGGGATCTTGTCACGAACTGGGGTTGGCTTCAATCCGCATGGGGATTTCAAAATTGATTGTGATGACGAACC GCTGACAAGCATGCCAAGTTCATGCAGATGA